The following nucleotide sequence is from Lathamus discolor isolate bLatDis1 chromosome Z, bLatDis1.hap1, whole genome shotgun sequence.
GCAGACTGCTTTTAACATTTCCTCTTCCATTTCACATCTTTAAAGTTCAcattacagagaagaaaagcagtcgTTCCCATGAAATCTCTGCTTCTGCAATGCAGTCAGTTATTCTGCCCATTCTTATTCCAAATAAACCAGGACTTACAGCTCCTGCCATTTCCATTACTGTGATGAATTTATTAATAGCCTCATTTCTGACATCTTTCCACTTCTTACAGTGGAATacgctcaaaaaaaaaaaaaaaaaaaaaaaaaaaaaaggagcagcaATTTTCTGTAAACTTCAAGAATTTGGAAGCATTTATAACTCCAGAAGATGGCCTTAAGATGCCATGGGAAACATGCCAGGCTCCTCTAAATCTCTGGCTCACTCTGTTTTCACCCAAAATTGATCCACAAAGTGGGCAGCCTGCTACTGCATCTCCTGCCAACACCTGGCTAGAGTCGAACATGCCTGCAATTTACAGACACACATTTAATTACACTGGAAAATTAAAGCATCCATTTCCCTGGCTCTAGAAGAATAGAAAGCATCTGGGCAAAAGATACTGCCTACTGGCTGACACGTATTTGCTTTCCAAGCAGTAAAACATCTACAGCTTTCCAAAACAACTACTCATGTCATACACAGTATCTGTAACAGCTTCCTGAAGTATGTAATTTGTGGTGGGATAACAAGTAAAATGCTTCAGGCTTGTGCACAGGCACTTTCTAAACATATAATGTTTTTGCTGTGGCACGTGTTGTCCTTGTACATACACaatatatatacactatatatacacatatattttgtATCTATACAGCAATGTACTTAGCCTACAAGCATCAAGTTGCAATGATGAAGTCATTAAATTTCTCAAGGTAATTTCAGTTCTGGCACAAGGACCAGAGAACATCAAATGAAGTTACCCCAGGGAACACTCAAAACAGTTGCTTCTCTGTTCACTCTCCCTGTTCCACCAGAGGCTGTACTGAGTTTGGTCAGAGTGTCCCCTCACTGATTCTTTTGAAGGAAAAGCCCTTGTCTGTTCACTCTTTCTTCAAATGAAAGCCAGCCCATACCTTTGATTATTTACACTACCATTCCTTGTGTGCTTTTCaatcctgtattttattttccagaggaagcagaactgcACTCCATGGCATAGCAAAGATACCTGCAACAATAACACTAACTCCTAACATGAGATGGCTTTCGATCATGAATATCAAGATGATATTTGGAAGTGCTTAATCTCAGATTGTTTATTCTGAAGAGCAAGAAGCATCTTCAAGGCCCACCATCATTTACAGAAAATGCAAACTGTCCCAGTCTTCCCATGGGACCAGTCCAAGTTTGTCCACACCAAACATCAGCCAATTTATCACACAGTCTCTCACTACTTCCTCAGCTTTGTTTTTAACCTCAGCAGCTCAGTATCATCAGCATAACTTACTAGGTGCCAAACCTGTATACCACCGCTTGCTTGTAAGACTCCAGAATTACCAAATTTTGCAATAACAGGCAGAACATGCcctggaatcatggaatcacagagtggtCTGTGctagaagggaccttagagctcatccagttcctaccctctgccacaggcagggataccttccactagaccaggttgctcaagacAGATTTGCCACCACTGGTTATACAGTAAACAAGACTTTGCCTTTCAGTGTGACCCTGCAGATATTACGTGTAGCTGGTAATTCATCTGTCCCTGCATTAGGACAACCCAACTGCATCCATAAACCTCTCCAACTGGTTAACAAATCCTATTAATCAAATTAATCAAGCAGCAAAGGCTGCCAAAGTCAGCAGAAGCTTGGAGTTCAAGGAAGCAAGTAAGCAGTTCCTGGGAGTTCAAGGAAGCAGCTGATAGAATACTTTTGGCAAGAAATGAATCAAGTACTGCAGTTCCTGAACGAAGCAATGCACTTGGtccagaaagaaacaaattcgGGGTTTTATGACTCCTCAGTTTTGTGCCTTTTCTGCACACACAGGTACTTTCTGAGGAGGGCTCACGggaagaaataacaaaattcaCACAGGTGTCAAATCTCAGCTTTCCTCAGCGGCTTCCTATGCTAATGCCAATATTCCTCAGTTTCATGTAACTGAATATTCCACCTATTAACACAAGCTGGCATGACAGCTTTGAAGCAGAAAAGACTTTGTGACACCTCTGAAAACCCTGCAGAGAgtgattcatttttttaaaaaacacaatcCTAAAGCAGCTTAATATGTTTAAGCCTTAACATGTTAGAGTCCTTCCATCCATCAGTAAAATGCCAATATACCTGTCAGAACTAAGCACATGAGAACAATCATTAATTTATTCTGGGTTTTTGACAATTGTCTTACTGTCACTTCAGAATCACAAACTTAGACACTCATTAACACCTTCCCACAGTGGGCTTCCCCCTCACAAGGTCATGATATTCAGGAACCCAAGCACCTTCCCCTCTTACTAGAGCTTATAAAAGTTAaatttttaaatcttgccagTGAGGGATATAGGCAGAAGCACAGCTTGCAATTCTGGATGCCTCCACCTTCTAGTGTGATTTTCAGTGAGGTTATGCCTATACTTGGCAATCGCGCTGGTAAACGAGGTGGCTGACAGCTGAGAACTCCCATCATGACCAGGAGCAAGTTTGCAGGAGCTGTGGCAATGGTGGAGTAACAGGACTCTAGTATGGTAGAGGCATGTAGCTTCTGCCTAAAATCTATCTCCCAAGGTTCCTCCTTTCATAGTTATTTAAGAAAACTACCCTTTAATCCTCCGGTTTGTCACACACTCAGATCAGGACACAATGCAGACTGATTTCAGAAATGCTTGTGTCTCCAGATGTAGAAGCAAGTGACACTTTGTCTGCCATAACCCTGTCTTTCAGCAAAGGTGTTTTTCAGACTATACTTGGATTTGCAACAGGAATCAGACAAGGTATGTACACACTACACTGCAAACACTCACCCTGGCACGAGTTTCAACAGCAAAGTATCAAGCAGCAGCTTACCACAGCTGAGGTCTCCCCAGCTAGAAACCCACAAGGATCCCTATTCTGTTCTACAGGAAGagacctcttctttctttacacacacatttttaaaaggagcTCTCTatgctgcactggaaacagttttggaaagcagagagaaaacagaaaaggattttaaaagccagaatcacagattttttttcagccctGGTGATGTTACCACCTTGCACACAACAGCCAGGTTCTGGTCATCACAAAGAAACATCTATGGAGATCTTCTTGCTTGCCTTCCCCTCACCATAACCCCTGGCACACTCACCTCGCCTGAgtaactgtattttcctttcaggatCTGCCGATACAAGCGGGTGCGGTTGTCATCTTCAAAGGGCATAGTGCCACTGAGGAGAATGTAGGAGATGACACCCAGCGCCCACATGTCCACAGAGTTCGTGTATGGCTTCCTGACCAGGATCTCTGGAGCAATGTACTCCGGGGTCCCACACGTGGTTTTCATCAGGCAGTCATCTCCCTTCTTCCGAGCACTCGCCAGCCCAAAGTCCGTAATCATGATTTTGGAATCTGTTCCTGGATGGTAATACAGCAGATTCTCTGGCTTTAAGTCCCGGTGCGTGATACCCAGTGTATGCAGATACTTCACACCATCCAACACCATCTGCAGCACGCGTGTAGCATCTCTCTCAGTGAAGGAGCCCTTAGCAATGATTCGATCAAACAGTTCTCCTCCAGTTGCCAATTCCATCACCATGTACACACGGTCCTGGGTCTCAAACACCTCAATCAGCTGGATGATGTTGGTGTGGCGAACCCGGCGTAGCACACTAAGCTCCGACTCACAcacttccctcccctcccggTATTTGGTCTCTATCATCTTGATGGCATAGGGCTGCTTGGTGGCCTTGTGTTCCACCCGTACAACACGGCTAAAACTCCCTCTCCCAATCAGGGCTTTAATATCATACTTCGCTGTCACTCTGGGGTCAAACTTGGCACGGTATTTAGCCACTTTGTTCTTGTGGGGCTCAGGCTGGTCCAAGTGGGCAGGCAAGTGGTTCCCAGGGTACGGGTTAGCGTGCTGTGGAGGTGAGGGAGAGCCAGCTTTGATCCCGCAGTCATCCTTGATGAAATGCTTGTATATCTCATTGTGGCCTGTGTAAGGTTCAACTTTTTTCACCAGATCTAACTGCACATCTCTGGGGGGCTCGGGAAGCACTTTGCTTGTCCCACAGCCCATCACTGAATGGTGTTAATTTCCTATCAAGGCAttttcccagagcagcagcagcaaccacaTCCAGGGCAATTTCCACATTTGAACCTTAGGAAAAGAATGAGACAAACCAAATAAATACCACAAACAAGGAGTCTGGAGTGTTCTCTGTACTTTACTGCAGAGCACGTAAAGCACTCTGCAGTACTTACGTACACTGACGAAAGCTTTACTGCTTTCATCATAACCTACTGGTAATAGTGCCT
It contains:
- the PSKH1 gene encoding serine/threonine-protein kinase H1; translation: MGCGTSKVLPEPPRDVQLDLVKKVEPYTGHNEIYKHFIKDDCGIKAGSPSPPQHANPYPGNHLPAHLDQPEPHKNKVAKYRAKFDPRVTAKYDIKALIGRGSFSRVVRVEHKATKQPYAIKMIETKYREGREVCESELSVLRRVRHTNIIQLIEVFETQDRVYMVMELATGGELFDRIIAKGSFTERDATRVLQMVLDGVKYLHTLGITHRDLKPENLLYYHPGTDSKIMITDFGLASARKKGDDCLMKTTCGTPEYIAPEILVRKPYTNSVDMWALGVISYILLSGTMPFEDDNRTRLYRQILKGKYSYSGEPWPSVSNLAKDFIDRLLTVDPSDRMTALQALKHPWVVSMAASSSMKNLHRSISQNLLKRASSRCQSTKSAQSTRSSRSTKSNKSRRVRERELRELNLRYQQQYTG